One genomic window of Halanaerobium saccharolyticum subsp. saccharolyticum DSM 6643 includes the following:
- a CDS encoding YceD family protein codes for MYINLSDLKEIGGRKNVSLELEFPDLEFVDRDIKIKDSVQLDLEIYNTRDSFVVKGILEAELILSCSRCLKKYSSPIKLDISEDVMKSEMEDEEELYLDDIIVDNIILSLPMKPLCSEDCKGICPECGQNLNEGECDCEVETVDPRLAKLKEFYNDNE; via the coding sequence TTGTATATAAACCTCAGTGATTTAAAAGAAATCGGAGGCAGAAAAAATGTCTCACTGGAGCTTGAATTTCCGGATCTAGAATTTGTAGATCGGGACATAAAAATAAAAGATTCTGTTCAGCTTGATCTAGAAATCTATAACACTAGAGATTCATTTGTTGTTAAAGGTATATTAGAAGCTGAGTTAATTTTAAGCTGCAGTCGTTGTTTAAAAAAGTATAGTTCTCCAATTAAATTAGATATTTCTGAAGATGTTATGAAAAGTGAAATGGAAGACGAGGAAGAACTATATTTAGACGATATTATTGTGGATAATATTATTCTATCCTTACCAATGAAGCCTCTTTGTTCTGAAGATTGTAAAGGGATCTGTCCTGAATGCGGTCAGAATTTGAATGAAGGAGAATGTGACTGTGAGGTAGAAACAGTAGATCCTCGTCTGGCAAAACTTAAAGAATTTTATAATGATAATGAATAA
- a CDS encoding acetate/propionate family kinase, giving the protein MKILVINSGSSSLKYQLFNMETENVLAKGLIQRIGIDGSYLEYESGEGEEIVIEKDIPNHKVGIELLIETLISKKHGVLANMDEIEAVGHRIVHGGEAFAESTIIDDQAIKKLEDVADLAPLHNPPNIMGIKVCQELMPDKPQVGVFDTAFHQSMPEKAYIYALPYEYYEKYGVRRYGFHGTSHGYVAKRAAKMMDQDLSELKIITCHLGNGASVAAVKNGKSVDTSMGLTPLEGLVMGTRCGDIDPAIIPFLLEKEDMTPSEIDNILNKESGLLGVSGVSSDSRDVEDAAAEGNHQAEIALELFDYRVKKYIGAYTAAMGGVDAIVFTAGIGENSIDTRANILSGLEYLGVELDKEANDCRGKEVLISTDDSKVKAMIVPTNEELVIAKDTMELVK; this is encoded by the coding sequence ATGAAAATACTTGTAATTAATAGCGGCAGCTCATCTTTGAAGTATCAGTTGTTTAATATGGAAACAGAAAATGTATTGGCAAAGGGTCTTATCCAAAGAATAGGAATTGATGGATCATATTTAGAGTATGAAAGTGGAGAAGGGGAAGAAATAGTAATTGAAAAAGATATCCCTAACCATAAGGTGGGAATTGAGTTATTAATTGAAACCTTAATCTCAAAAAAACATGGTGTATTGGCAAACATGGATGAAATTGAGGCGGTCGGACATCGAATTGTTCATGGTGGAGAAGCTTTTGCAGAGTCTACAATAATTGATGATCAAGCAATAAAAAAATTAGAAGATGTAGCAGATTTAGCTCCTTTACATAACCCTCCAAATATTATGGGGATTAAGGTTTGTCAAGAATTAATGCCTGATAAACCACAAGTTGGAGTATTTGATACAGCATTCCATCAGTCTATGCCGGAAAAAGCTTATATTTATGCTCTTCCTTACGAATATTATGAGAAATATGGTGTAAGAAGATATGGCTTTCACGGAACTTCCCATGGTTATGTTGCTAAAAGAGCTGCTAAAATGATGGATCAAGATTTATCTGAACTTAAAATCATAACCTGTCATTTAGGTAATGGTGCTAGTGTAGCTGCAGTTAAAAATGGTAAATCTGTAGATACAAGTATGGGTTTAACTCCACTTGAGGGTTTAGTGATGGGAACAAGATGTGGAGATATTGATCCAGCGATTATTCCATTCCTTCTGGAAAAAGAAGATATGACGCCTTCAGAGATTGATAATATTTTGAATAAAGAAAGTGGATTGCTTGGAGTTTCTGGTGTCAGCAGTGATTCCCGTGATGTTGAAGATGCAGCTGCAGAAGGTAATCATCAGGCAGAAATTGCGCTTGAATTATTTGATTACAGGGTTAAAAAATATATTGGTGCTTATACAGCGGCAATGGGTGGAGTTGATGCAATAGTCTTCACTGCAGGTATAGGTGAAAATTCGATTGATACTCGAGCAAATATTTTAAGTGGGCTTGAATATTTGGGAGTTGAACTTGATAAAGAAGCTAATGATTGTCGCGGAAAAGAAGTTTTGATTTCTACAGATGATTCTAAAGTTAAAGCTATGATAGTTCCTACAAATGAGGAATTAGTAATTGCTAAAGATACAATGGAACTGGTAAAATAA
- the pta gene encoding phosphate acetyltransferase: MDVIKNFKEKAASDLKTIVFAEGEDERIIKAAAKIEAEKIAKIIILADTESIKNDAKKYGVDLSGIKIIDPETSDYVSEFTDEFYELRKHKGISKEDAEKAIKDPMYFGTMMIYTGKADGMVAGAANPTGNVLRPAFQIVKTAEGISTVSSAIIMVLKDKSFGEEGVLVVSDCAVNPEPNSEQLAEIAIATADTTERLLDFEPRVAMLSFSTMGSAKHENVDNVRNAVEIAHENAPNLKIDGEMQVDAALVESVGSRKAPDSKIAGKANVLIFPDLQSGNIGYKLVQRLAGAAAVGPILQGLAAPINDLSRGCSIDDIINLTAITAVQAQSE; encoded by the coding sequence ATGGATGTAATTAAGAATTTTAAGGAAAAAGCTGCTTCTGATTTAAAGACAATTGTTTTTGCCGAAGGTGAAGATGAAAGAATAATTAAAGCCGCCGCAAAAATAGAAGCAGAAAAAATTGCTAAGATTATAATTTTAGCAGATACTGAATCTATCAAAAATGATGCAAAAAAGTATGGTGTTGATCTAAGTGGTATTAAAATTATTGATCCTGAAACTTCTGACTATGTTTCAGAATTTACAGATGAGTTTTATGAACTAAGAAAACACAAAGGGATTAGTAAAGAAGATGCAGAAAAAGCAATTAAAGATCCAATGTATTTTGGAACAATGATGATTTATACTGGAAAAGCAGATGGAATGGTTGCTGGGGCAGCTAACCCGACTGGTAATGTATTAAGACCCGCTTTCCAAATTGTTAAGACTGCAGAGGGGATTTCAACAGTCTCAAGTGCGATTATAATGGTCTTAAAAGATAAATCATTTGGAGAAGAAGGGGTACTGGTTGTTTCAGATTGTGCAGTAAATCCTGAGCCAAACTCAGAACAGTTGGCAGAAATTGCAATTGCTACAGCTGATACAACTGAGAGATTATTAGATTTTGAACCTAGAGTAGCAATGCTTTCATTTTCAACTATGGGCAGTGCTAAACACGAAAACGTAGATAATGTTAGAAATGCAGTAGAAATAGCGCATGAAAATGCACCTAATTTGAAAATTGATGGTGAAATGCAGGTTGATGCGGCATTGGTTGAAAGTGTAGGCAGCAGAAAAGCTCCAGATAGTAAGATAGCCGGTAAAGCAAATGTATTAATTTTCCCTGATCTACAATCAGGTAACATTGGCTATAAGCTAGTCCAGAGACTGGCAGGTGCAGCTGCAGTAGGACCAATTTTACAGGGCCTTGCAGCACCGATTAACGACCTTTCTCGAGGCTGTTCAATAGACGATATTATTAACTTAACAGCAATTACAGCGGTTCAAGCTCAAAGTGAATAA
- a CDS encoding tRNA(Met) cytidine acetate ligase encodes MKTTALIVEYNPFHNGHQYHLNQSKKITENDNLIVIMSGNFTQRGDAAILDKWARTKQALSCGADLVIELPLIYNIRSAEYFAYYSILSLDKSNIVDSIVFGSEAGNIEIISAIALALINESPDFKKALQNYLKKGFNFPTARRKALLDTYQSYNELKKVDPEKIRKILAAPNNILAIEYLKSLLRLNSKIKAHTIKRVGTDYYSQEVNKNYASASLIRNLINNRPQKEALSASKKLMPEKSWNILKNEIESGRFVKSDSQNQIILKTIDLIRRLKAEDLKKYKGVANGLENRFIEKAAAEFNPEKFLNSLKTKNLTETRVKRKILQIYFSMKAAKINLVETNAPHYLRVLGVKKGKEYLLSKLQSESETEIIINPAEKINTININDDQALNLSLSYDLLASDLYALLYQNLEHSQSRRDFHQKLIKI; translated from the coding sequence ATGAAGACAACTGCATTAATAGTTGAATATAATCCTTTTCACAATGGCCATCAATATCATCTTAATCAAAGCAAAAAAATTACGGAAAATGATAATCTAATAGTCATCATGAGTGGTAATTTTACTCAGCGTGGAGATGCCGCTATTCTTGATAAATGGGCCAGAACCAAACAGGCTTTAAGCTGTGGTGCTGATCTGGTAATTGAGCTTCCTTTAATTTATAATATTCGCAGTGCTGAATACTTTGCCTATTATTCTATCTTAAGTTTAGACAAAAGCAATATTGTAGACTCTATTGTCTTTGGAAGTGAAGCAGGTAATATAGAAATCATATCAGCCATTGCTTTGGCTTTAATTAATGAAAGTCCAGATTTCAAAAAAGCACTACAAAATTATTTAAAAAAAGGATTTAATTTCCCGACCGCTAGACGCAAAGCACTACTTGATACCTATCAAAGTTATAATGAATTAAAAAAAGTTGATCCAGAAAAAATAAGAAAAATATTAGCAGCTCCTAATAATATCCTTGCTATAGAATATTTAAAATCCTTATTGCGTTTGAATTCTAAGATTAAAGCTCACACTATTAAAAGAGTGGGAACAGATTATTACAGTCAGGAAGTCAATAAAAACTATGCAAGTGCTTCTTTGATTAGAAATTTAATCAATAATCGGCCACAAAAAGAGGCATTAAGCGCTAGTAAAAAGTTAATGCCAGAAAAATCATGGAATATCTTAAAAAATGAAATTGAATCAGGAAGATTTGTTAAAAGTGATTCTCAAAATCAAATTATATTAAAAACAATTGATTTAATAAGACGTTTAAAAGCTGAAGATCTAAAAAAATATAAGGGTGTTGCTAACGGCTTAGAAAATCGTTTTATCGAAAAAGCAGCAGCTGAATTTAACCCAGAAAAGTTTTTAAACTCTTTAAAAACTAAAAATTTAACAGAAACTAGAGTTAAGAGAAAAATACTGCAGATTTATTTTTCAATGAAAGCTGCAAAAATTAATCTAGTGGAAACTAATGCTCCTCACTATTTAAGAGTTCTCGGGGTTAAAAAAGGTAAAGAATATTTGCTATCTAAACTGCAATCTGAATCTGAAACAGAAATAATTATTAATCCTGCTGAAAAAATTAATACAATTAATATAAATGATGATCAAGCTCTAAATCTATCTCTAAGCTATGATTTACTGGCAAGTGATCTTTATGCACTTCTTTATCAAAATTTAGAGCATAGTCAATCCCGCAGAGATTTTCATCAGAAATTAATTAAAATTTAA
- a CDS encoding YlbL family protein encodes MRNKNSKKFYSRLIGIILIIFVVSHFFPVSYQVMEPGIATELSPMIEVKDGYQNEGEFLLTAVSSKRAMAWDYFYISLFSPEDKELTSIADQLPENMDMNEYIELMAELMEESKLQAQAVAFRQAGFEVEVSGEGAEVVEVLETGSAYNNLKKGDLIKAVDDKKVEMAADAVNIIKNRDIGDKVEIKILRDEEELTFNLETLELEGNKGNPSIGVLISSKGLEYDIPGEVNFKTENIIGPSAGSVFTMEIYNQLIPEDITNGRRIAGTGTVSLDGKIGRIDGVKYKIMAAKEAGVDLFVVPTENYETAAEYAGELELLEVKTISDIINYLEKDIKF; translated from the coding sequence ATGAGAAATAAAAATTCAAAAAAGTTTTATTCTAGACTAATTGGAATAATTTTAATTATATTTGTGGTAAGTCATTTTTTCCCTGTTTCATACCAGGTGATGGAACCAGGAATTGCAACAGAATTATCACCAATGATTGAAGTAAAAGATGGATACCAAAATGAAGGAGAATTTTTATTAACTGCGGTCAGCAGTAAACGGGCTATGGCCTGGGATTATTTTTATATTTCTCTTTTTTCACCTGAAGATAAGGAATTAACATCAATAGCTGATCAGCTTCCCGAAAATATGGATATGAACGAATATATAGAGTTAATGGCTGAGCTAATGGAAGAAAGTAAACTTCAGGCACAGGCAGTAGCTTTTAGGCAGGCAGGGTTCGAAGTTGAGGTATCTGGTGAAGGTGCTGAAGTAGTTGAAGTTTTAGAAACAGGATCTGCTTATAATAATCTAAAAAAAGGTGATTTGATTAAAGCAGTTGATGATAAAAAGGTTGAGATGGCTGCAGATGCTGTAAATATAATTAAAAACAGAGATATTGGTGACAAAGTAGAAATAAAAATTTTACGAGATGAAGAAGAATTAACATTTAATCTAGAAACTTTAGAACTTGAGGGCAATAAAGGAAATCCATCAATTGGAGTTTTGATTAGTTCTAAAGGTTTAGAATATGATATTCCAGGCGAGGTAAATTTTAAAACTGAAAATATAATTGGTCCTTCAGCTGGCAGTGTTTTTACAATGGAAATCTATAATCAATTAATTCCAGAAGATATTACTAATGGCCGCAGGATAGCGGGAACCGGTACTGTTAGCTTAGATGGTAAAATTGGTCGAATAGATGGAGTTAAATATAAAATAATGGCGGCAAAAGAAGCAGGAGTAGATTTATTTGTTGTGCCTACGGAAAATTATGAAACAGCGGCTGAATATGCTGGTGAATTAGAGCTGCTTGAGGTTAAAACAATTTCTGATATTATAAATTATCTGGAAAAAGATATTAAATTTTAA
- a CDS encoding Na+/H+ antiporter NhaC family protein: MESYGIISLLPPLLAIILAWWSKQVVLSLFLGVFAGALITNAYNPLFAFMHTLDDYILASLADSWNAGIILFLLAMGGMIGIINKSGGIIAIGEYVAKKANSVVKTQFAAWLMGVLIFFDDYANTLIVGNTMRPITDKMKISREKLAFIVDLTAAAVSSIVPISTWIAFEVGVIKDGFDSLGLEMNAYGTFVQTIPYRFYSIFALGFALIIIFTAKDYGPMLKAEKRARSTGETLRPGSTPMVSQEMEEIEQPEGESFTFANSFLPIIGVILVTLIGLWYNGGGLEAGTSIRDAFGNADASIVLLWAAISGSFIAGILSFAKGILNISETVDGWIDGAKSMFIACLILVLAWSIGSITEDLGTANYLVSILEGNIIPEIVPLMIFIFSAFIAFTIGSSWGTVAIVMPLAIPLANSIGIPMLPTIAAVLTASVMGDHCSPISDTTIMSSTASAVDHMDHVSTQMPYALTVGLVAALFGFLPAGFGFSAVYLLPLGLVVLYLIVSIIGKKADEVI; this comes from the coding sequence ATGGAAAGTTATGGTATTATTTCTCTGCTACCACCACTACTTGCAATTATTTTAGCCTGGTGGAGTAAACAAGTTGTATTATCACTATTTTTAGGAGTTTTTGCAGGTGCATTAATTACAAATGCCTATAATCCTCTGTTTGCTTTTATGCATACATTAGATGATTACATTTTAGCTTCACTTGCAGATTCTTGGAATGCTGGAATTATTTTATTTTTACTAGCAATGGGTGGAATGATCGGAATAATTAACAAATCAGGTGGAATTATTGCAATTGGTGAATATGTTGCAAAAAAAGCTAATTCAGTAGTTAAAACTCAGTTTGCTGCCTGGTTAATGGGTGTACTTATCTTTTTTGATGATTATGCAAATACTTTAATTGTTGGAAATACAATGCGTCCAATTACTGATAAAATGAAAATATCTAGAGAAAAATTGGCTTTTATTGTTGACTTAACTGCTGCTGCAGTTTCTAGTATTGTACCAATTTCAACTTGGATTGCTTTTGAAGTTGGTGTAATTAAAGATGGATTTGATTCTTTAGGACTAGAAATGAATGCTTATGGAACTTTTGTTCAAACTATTCCTTATCGTTTTTATAGTATCTTTGCTCTGGGCTTTGCTTTAATTATTATTTTTACAGCTAAAGACTATGGGCCTATGCTAAAAGCAGAAAAAAGAGCCCGTTCAACTGGAGAAACTTTAAGACCCGGCTCCACTCCAATGGTTTCACAGGAGATGGAAGAAATTGAGCAACCAGAAGGTGAAAGTTTTACTTTTGCAAATTCATTTTTACCTATAATTGGTGTTATTTTAGTTACTTTAATTGGTCTCTGGTACAATGGAGGTGGCTTAGAGGCTGGAACTTCTATTAGAGATGCTTTTGGAAACGCAGATGCAAGTATTGTTCTGCTTTGGGCTGCGATTTCTGGTAGTTTTATTGCTGGAATTTTATCTTTTGCAAAAGGAATCCTTAACATAAGTGAAACTGTAGATGGCTGGATTGATGGAGCTAAATCAATGTTTATTGCTTGTTTGATACTTGTTTTAGCATGGTCAATTGGAAGTATTACTGAGGATTTAGGAACTGCAAATTATTTAGTTTCAATTTTAGAAGGTAATATAATACCTGAAATTGTTCCTTTAATGATTTTTATTTTCTCAGCTTTTATAGCTTTTACAATCGGAAGTTCCTGGGGTACAGTTGCAATTGTAATGCCTCTGGCTATTCCATTGGCTAATTCAATTGGCATTCCAATGTTACCAACTATTGCTGCAGTTTTAACTGCAAGTGTAATGGGAGATCACTGTTCTCCAATATCAGATACAACTATTATGTCATCAACTGCTTCGGCTGTAGATCATATGGATCATGTTAGTACCCAGATGCCATATGCCCTAACAGTAGGTTTAGTTGCTGCTTTATTTGGATTCTTACCTGCAGGTTTCGGTTTTTCAGCTGTTTATTTATTACCTTTAGGTCTAGTTGTTTTATACTTAATTGTGAGCATCATTGGTAAAAAAGCGGATGAAGTAATTTAG
- a CDS encoding bifunctional diguanylate cyclase/phosphodiesterase, giving the protein MSDSKNIGLSTQKSSYNQKKIDAIYKNSPIVYITWDKNGKIIDLNQYAVELLGCEKNEIINKEFIPTIISEKDRNLWFKWQEGKMNCLPDNFRSHLIRNDGTTINCIWNNVEIKKDENTIEIISIAKNLTKNVEHEIEMFKLVKAINETDNWVVITDAEGVVEYVNTTVKEITGYSRDEVIGEKPSLFKSNKHNDRYFKNLWETIKAGKVFNDVIINQKKNDEYFYSEQTITPIKNNNNEIINFISVGRDITQNKKLLKQIEYISNYDLIFGLPNRSYIESKIDNLIEANKREEKIAVLVIKFDKIKHLNDIYNNSNNERTLINLIADLINLHINDKNNCVKIDENNSLAYLGGDNFALIINDIKSTNEIYNIVKKILELFTDTINYNKETFMLNSRIGVAVYPDDSKNAKNLVSNSEVALINIKNNDYAFFNQEMNTQIRKFNKMEARLDKAVKNDDFLVYYQPYYKRSDHSLFGMEALLRLKDSDQGIIYPSKFIPILESSQLIKKVGLIVISKVVNSLKKWIQSGYQVVPISINLSPKQIEDSKHLQKIYQIIDNSGINNSLINFEITESSAMSDVDHSLKVMKKMKEKGFSISIDDFGTGYSSLNYLQKFPLDYLKIDISFIRNMTKNDDGKNIVESIINIAHLLNLKTIAEGVEKEIEVKELNRMNNDYIQGYYFSYPMPESKIGKIYR; this is encoded by the coding sequence ATGTCAGATTCAAAAAATATAGGACTTTCAACTCAGAAATCAAGCTATAACCAAAAGAAAATAGATGCAATTTACAAAAATTCTCCTATAGTTTATATTACTTGGGATAAAAATGGGAAAATTATTGATTTAAACCAATATGCAGTTGAACTTTTGGGTTGTGAAAAAAATGAAATTATAAATAAGGAATTTATTCCAACTATAATTTCAGAAAAAGATAGAAATCTCTGGTTTAAATGGCAAGAAGGGAAAATGAATTGTCTCCCTGATAATTTTAGAAGTCATTTGATTAGAAATGATGGGACAACAATTAACTGTATTTGGAATAATGTAGAAATTAAGAAAGACGAAAATACCATAGAAATAATTTCTATAGCTAAAAATTTAACTAAAAATGTTGAGCATGAAATAGAAATGTTTAAATTAGTAAAAGCAATTAATGAAACTGATAATTGGGTAGTTATTACTGATGCTGAGGGAGTTGTCGAATATGTAAATACAACTGTTAAAGAAATAACAGGTTACAGTAGAGATGAAGTGATAGGAGAAAAACCTTCTCTATTTAAATCAAATAAACATAATGACAGGTATTTCAAAAATTTATGGGAAACAATAAAAGCCGGTAAAGTGTTCAATGATGTAATTATCAATCAAAAGAAAAATGATGAATATTTTTATTCTGAGCAGACGATAACCCCAATTAAGAATAATAATAATGAAATAATTAATTTTATTTCTGTAGGTAGAGACATCACTCAGAACAAAAAGTTACTAAAACAGATTGAATATATATCTAATTATGACCTGATATTTGGTTTACCAAATAGAAGTTATATTGAGAGTAAAATTGATAATTTAATTGAAGCCAATAAAAGGGAAGAAAAAATTGCTGTTTTAGTTATTAAATTTGATAAGATAAAACATTTAAATGATATTTATAATAATTCAAATAATGAAAGAACATTAATTAATTTAATTGCGGATTTAATAAATTTACATATAAATGATAAAAATAATTGTGTAAAAATTGATGAGAATAATAGTTTAGCATATTTAGGTGGAGATAATTTTGCTCTAATTATTAATGATATTAAATCAACCAATGAAATTTATAATATAGTCAAGAAAATTCTGGAATTATTTACTGATACTATTAATTATAATAAAGAAACTTTTATGCTAAATTCGAGAATAGGAGTTGCAGTTTATCCAGATGACTCTAAAAATGCTAAAAATTTAGTTTCAAATTCTGAAGTCGCTCTGATAAATATTAAAAATAATGATTATGCATTTTTTAATCAAGAAATGAATACGCAAATAAGAAAATTCAATAAAATGGAAGCAAGATTGGATAAAGCAGTAAAAAATGATGATTTTTTAGTCTACTATCAGCCATATTATAAAAGAAGTGACCATAGTTTGTTTGGAATGGAAGCATTGCTTAGATTGAAGGATTCAGACCAAGGAATTATTTATCCTTCAAAATTTATTCCTATTTTAGAAAGTTCACAATTAATAAAAAAAGTTGGTTTAATTGTAATTTCTAAAGTTGTTAACTCTTTAAAAAAGTGGATTCAGAGTGGATATCAAGTTGTACCAATATCTATTAATTTATCTCCAAAGCAGATTGAAGATAGTAAACATCTGCAGAAAATATATCAGATTATTGATAATAGTGGTATTAATAACTCTTTAATAAACTTTGAAATTACAGAGTCAAGTGCAATGAGTGATGTAGATCACAGTTTAAAAGTAATGAAAAAAATGAAAGAAAAGGGCTTTTCTATTTCAATCGATGATTTTGGGACAGGATATTCCTCCCTTAACTATTTGCAAAAATTCCCTTTAGATTATTTAAAAATAGATATATCTTTTATCAGAAACATGACTAAAAATGATGACGGTAAAAATATTGTTGAATCAATAATTAATATTGCTCATTTACTTAATTTGAAAACTATTGCTGAAGGAGTAGAAAAAGAAATTGAAGTAAAAGAGCTAAATCGAATGAACAACGATTATATTCAGGGCTATTATTTTTCTTATCCAATGCCGGAATCTAAAATTGGAAAAATTTATAGATAA
- a CDS encoding tRNA 2-thiocytidine biosynthesis TtcA family protein has translation MDLSFDNSITAKVVKAVAEFDLINDGDKIAVGLSGGKDSTFLLLILKLFNLHFKKDFILEAVHVDPGFNSSTANKLKILAADLDLKIKIIDTNISDYIEDDEEENPCSKCAHFRKGAMISYLKKNNFNKLAFGHHLDDAVETYLMSIFYSGQLKTLQAKRYLSKNKIEIIRPLIYLRENVIAENIADQEISPLKSGCPYDGNTGRSRIRKEFEKYFEDDLLFSNLVSAMRDKENRELWPKKINNEFLTEKMKNYWKKG, from the coding sequence ATGGATTTATCATTTGATAATAGTATAACAGCGAAAGTAGTAAAAGCAGTCGCAGAGTTTGATTTAATAAATGATGGAGATAAAATTGCTGTTGGTCTTTCTGGTGGAAAAGACAGTACATTTTTACTTTTGATTTTAAAATTATTCAATCTGCATTTTAAAAAGGATTTTATTCTAGAGGCGGTTCATGTAGATCCTGGTTTTAATAGCTCTACAGCTAATAAATTGAAAATATTAGCCGCTGATTTAGATCTTAAAATCAAAATTATTGATACCAATATTTCTGATTATATAGAGGATGATGAAGAGGAAAATCCTTGTTCTAAATGTGCTCATTTTAGAAAAGGAGCTATGATTAGTTATTTAAAAAAGAATAATTTTAACAAATTAGCTTTTGGCCATCATTTAGATGATGCTGTAGAAACATATTTAATGAGTATTTTTTATTCTGGACAATTAAAAACTTTACAAGCTAAAAGATATTTAAGTAAAAATAAGATTGAAATAATTAGACCTTTAATTTACCTTAGAGAAAATGTGATAGCAGAAAATATAGCAGATCAAGAAATTTCGCCTTTGAAAAGCGGCTGTCCTTATGATGGAAATACTGGCAGATCAAGAATAAGAAAAGAATTTGAAAAATATTTTGAAGATGATTTATTATTTTCAAATTTAGTATCTGCTATGAGAGATAAAGAAAATAGGGAATTATGGCCTAAAAAAATTAATAATGAATTTCTAACTGAAAAAATGAAAAATTATTGGAAAAAAGGATAG
- a CDS encoding patatin-like phospholipase family protein, with protein MQTQKCALVLEGGGMRGAFTAGIIDYFLRNGIYFEHVIGVSAGANNGANYTSRQRLRNKKLFTELVEDERYMGVKNLIKEGNYFGMDFLFHQLPHEILPFDYNSFRNSNTNLKVAATECESGEVKFFSPQYFDQLSKVDKVFKASSSLPLVSKPVEIDNKLYLDGGIRDSIPVKEAVNDGYQKVVVILTREKGYRKTPVKAKFLLDLFLHEYPNLVDDLKTRHEVYNETLDYILKKEKNNDFFVFRPKSIEINRFSKDAEQLEDIYVSASKMAEARSEELNKWLKEIKE; from the coding sequence TTGCAGACACAAAAATGTGCACTTGTTCTTGAGGGTGGAGGAATGAGAGGTGCTTTCACAGCTGGTATTATTGATTATTTTTTAAGAAATGGAATTTATTTTGAACATGTTATAGGTGTTTCGGCTGGGGCTAATAATGGAGCAAATTATACAAGTCGTCAGCGTCTGCGTAATAAAAAGCTTTTTACCGAATTAGTTGAAGATGAAAGATATATGGGGGTTAAGAATTTAATTAAAGAGGGTAATTATTTTGGGATGGATTTTTTGTTCCATCAACTTCCACATGAAATTCTACCCTTTGATTACAATAGCTTTAGAAATTCAAATACTAATCTTAAAGTAGCAGCTACTGAATGTGAGAGTGGAGAGGTTAAATTTTTTTCGCCTCAATATTTTGATCAATTAAGTAAAGTTGATAAAGTATTTAAAGCATCGAGCAGTTTACCTCTGGTTTCAAAGCCGGTAGAAATTGATAACAAACTTTATTTGGATGGCGGAATAAGAGACTCTATCCCAGTAAAAGAAGCAGTAAATGATGGTTATCAAAAAGTGGTTGTTATTTTGACTAGGGAAAAAGGATATAGAAAAACACCTGTGAAAGCAAAATTTTTATTAGATTTATTTTTACATGAATATCCTAATTTAGTTGATGATTTAAAAACAAGACATGAGGTATATAATGAAACTTTAGATTATATTTTAAAAAAAGAAAAAAACAATGATTTTTTTGTTTTTAGACCAAAATCAATCGAAATCAATCGCTTTAGCAAAGATGCTGAACAGCTGGAAGATATTTATGTTTCAGCTTCTAAAATGGCTGAAGCTCGTTCTGAAGAATTAAATAAATGGTTAAAAGAAATTAAGGAGTAA
- a CDS encoding YccF domain-containing protein, which translates to MTLLGNIIWFIFGGLIESIFWFIAGLLSSITIIGIPIGKQCFKMAKMQIAPFGKEIVEKNNSAIGLVANIIWIIVFGWELALANLISALIFAVTIIGIPFAKQSLKLAYLSLMPFGKDIRKTN; encoded by the coding sequence ATGACTTTATTAGGCAATATAATTTGGTTTATTTTTGGAGGATTAATTGAATCTATATTTTGGTTTATTGCTGGTCTTTTATCTTCAATAACAATTATAGGTATTCCGATTGGAAAACAGTGTTTCAAAATGGCTAAAATGCAGATAGCACCATTTGGTAAAGAAATTGTAGAAAAAAACAACTCTGCAATAGGCTTAGTTGCAAATATTATCTGGATTATTGTATTTGGATGGGAACTGGCTTTAGCTAATTTGATTTCAGCTTTAATATTTGCTGTTACGATTATTGGAATTCCTTTTGCTAAACAAAGTCTTAAGCTTGCCTATTTATCATTAATGCCTTTTGGAAAAGATATTCGAAAAACAAATTAA